Proteins from a single region of Paenibacillus sp. BIHB 4019:
- a CDS encoding ATP-binding protein encodes MRKKVAAALITLTLLIATYVMLLTYSTFQLKPMPAAVNGIMDLTAWRFEEEGAVRLDGQWELYPNQLLTHQPALSSGAAGDMSPALIQVPGSWSKQIDTIGMATYRLQLQMGDTGGVYGLKTASILISNRLIVNGEIVGSSGNPAEQEHYKALNKPYVSYFTLQPGWNEILVQVANYEFRVGSGIGESLLLGKAEQMTRLRDQATAHDWVALTAFLIMGLYFIGLFSQRRNDLSLVVFGFVCICIAIFTSVSGERVLFNAVGSFPFWLYFRIQMVSTVGVGLGFFLYVYTAFRPYCFKWLTRGGLAFGVILVMLNMGLASQLSTGPFRQLTSLYVTISLLYATYVFVYTALHKVAGSGFLAVAAMALNALVLNQNMNVYFGVPIYTLPPIEPFLVLLMLALLMSLRFSNAFQKIEELSGQLLQADKQKDEFLARTSHEFKTPLHGVLNISQAMLSDAVHPPTVEQREKLQMITDITRKLSQLVYDILDLSKLKQGEMRMVPVPIDVRSVAEVQVRFYSYLCTESEIGLVNQVPAQLPSAFADEIRLSQIIGNLLDNAIKHTKNGEIIITGREQGGRLEISVQDTGEGIEPQDLPHIFEPFKSLEGAHHRGFGLGLPIAKQLVELQKGTIAVVSTQGVGSTFTFTLPIAEEQGEAPRLLSNSNPQAMLKEPDYSFHTPYYSNPGGKHTVLIVDDQYVNLKVLIDALQAFDYHVIAVKNGYEALEQLDQSGRIDLVILDLMMPGMSGYEVCQVIRKQYSLLELPVLMVTAAYQPQDKVAAFQAGANDYLPKPFDLNELKARIGSLLAMKESLGRAVHMEVAFLQSQIKPHFLYNVLNSIVASSYKDVERARKMIVDLADYLRGSFRFSNTEERIGFAEELSLIRTYVDIERARFKDRIRFEYAIEEAAYGLRMPPLVLQPLVENAIRHGIGDRMEGGRVTMTVEELDGGWRFVVADNGVGIAPERLETLLERSDTAEQQGVGLRNINKRLKYEYGISLELESELGLGTKVTIHIPASRV; translated from the coding sequence ATGAGAAAAAAAGTTGCGGCGGCGCTGATCACTTTAACTTTGTTGATTGCAACCTACGTCATGCTATTGACTTATTCAACGTTCCAGCTGAAGCCTATGCCGGCAGCAGTGAATGGAATTATGGACTTAACGGCGTGGAGGTTCGAGGAGGAAGGGGCCGTTCGATTGGATGGGCAGTGGGAGCTTTACCCGAATCAATTGCTCACCCATCAGCCCGCTCTCTCCTCTGGCGCTGCGGGGGATATGTCACCGGCGCTGATTCAGGTTCCCGGATCATGGTCAAAGCAGATAGACACCATTGGCATGGCGACCTATCGCTTGCAGCTTCAGATGGGCGATACGGGCGGAGTCTATGGCTTGAAAACAGCGTCGATCCTGATTTCCAATCGGCTCATTGTTAACGGCGAAATCGTCGGATCAAGCGGGAATCCGGCTGAGCAAGAGCATTACAAAGCACTTAATAAACCATATGTAAGCTATTTTACATTGCAACCAGGCTGGAATGAAATTCTGGTTCAGGTAGCCAATTACGAATTTCGTGTTGGCAGCGGAATTGGTGAATCCCTTCTCTTAGGCAAGGCTGAGCAAATGACCAGACTTCGCGATCAGGCTACCGCTCATGATTGGGTTGCGTTAACCGCATTTCTGATCATGGGGTTATATTTTATCGGATTATTCTCGCAACGTCGAAATGATTTATCACTGGTGGTGTTTGGCTTCGTTTGCATATGTATAGCTATATTTACAAGCGTAAGCGGTGAAAGAGTGTTATTTAATGCGGTCGGCTCCTTTCCATTCTGGCTGTACTTTCGCATCCAGATGGTCTCTACAGTGGGTGTTGGTCTAGGATTTTTCCTTTATGTCTATACCGCTTTTCGGCCTTACTGCTTTAAATGGCTTACGCGAGGAGGGCTAGCCTTTGGAGTGATACTTGTCATGCTGAATATGGGTCTTGCCTCCCAGCTTTCAACAGGCCCCTTTCGCCAATTGACGTCGCTATATGTAACGATCTCGTTACTGTACGCCACCTATGTATTCGTATATACGGCTTTGCATAAAGTAGCGGGCAGCGGGTTTTTAGCTGTGGCGGCAATGGCATTGAATGCGCTAGTGTTAAACCAGAATATGAACGTTTATTTCGGTGTGCCGATCTATACGCTTCCGCCGATTGAGCCTTTTCTTGTGCTGCTAATGCTTGCCTTGCTGATGTCGCTCCGTTTCTCGAACGCCTTCCAAAAAATTGAGGAGCTGTCCGGGCAATTGCTGCAAGCGGACAAGCAGAAGGATGAGTTTCTCGCCCGAACCTCGCATGAATTCAAGACGCCGCTTCATGGTGTATTGAATATTTCTCAGGCTATGCTAAGCGATGCCGTGCATCCGCCAACTGTGGAGCAGCGGGAAAAGCTTCAGATGATTACCGACATTACAAGGAAGCTTTCGCAGCTCGTTTATGACATCTTGGATTTATCCAAGCTGAAGCAGGGGGAAATGAGGATGGTTCCGGTGCCGATCGATGTTCGTTCGGTAGCGGAGGTTCAGGTGCGCTTTTATTCCTATCTATGCACGGAAAGCGAGATTGGGCTTGTGAACCAGGTGCCAGCGCAGCTGCCATCTGCTTTTGCCGATGAAATTCGCTTGAGTCAGATTATCGGAAATTTACTGGATAATGCGATTAAGCATACGAAAAACGGAGAGATCATCATTACCGGAAGAGAGCAGGGAGGTAGACTCGAAATTTCGGTGCAGGATACAGGAGAAGGCATTGAGCCGCAGGACCTTCCCCATATTTTTGAACCATTCAAATCACTTGAGGGAGCACACCATCGCGGCTTTGGATTAGGGCTGCCCATTGCGAAGCAACTGGTCGAGCTGCAAAAGGGAACGATTGCAGTTGTTTCCACACAGGGAGTCGGTTCGACCTTTACATTCACGCTTCCGATTGCCGAAGAGCAGGGAGAAGCGCCTCGGCTCTTATCCAATTCAAATCCTCAGGCGATGCTCAAGGAACCCGATTATTCTTTCCATACGCCGTACTATTCAAATCCGGGCGGAAAGCACACGGTTCTAATCGTCGACGATCAGTATGTGAACCTTAAAGTTTTAATAGACGCTCTTCAAGCTTTCGACTATCACGTCATTGCGGTCAAGAATGGGTACGAGGCGCTGGAGCAGCTGGATCAATCGGGCCGAATCGATCTCGTTATCCTCGATTTAATGATGCCAGGCATGTCGGGCTATGAAGTGTGCCAGGTAATACGCAAGCAATATTCGCTGCTGGAGCTGCCCGTTCTAATGGTTACGGCAGCTTATCAGCCGCAAGATAAGGTGGCGGCCTTCCAAGCGGGTGCGAACGATTACTTACCAAAGCCGTTTGATCTTAATGAGCTAAAGGCAAGAATCGGCAGCTTGCTCGCCATGAAGGAGTCGCTTGGCCGTGCTGTCCACATGGAGGTGGCGTTTTTACAATCGCAGATCAAGCCTCATTTTTTGTATAACGTGCTGAATAGTATTGTAGCATCCAGCTATAAGGATGTAGAGCGCGCTCGGAAGATGATTGTTGATCTGGCCGATTATCTGCGAGGAAGCTTTCGGTTCAGCAACACGGAGGAGCGCATCGGGTTTGCGGAAGAGCTTAGCCTTATTCGAACGTATGTGGACATTGAGCGGGCCCGCTTCAAGGATCGTATTCGTTTCGAATATGCGATCGAGGAGGCTGCTTATGGCTTGCGTATGCCGCCGCTTGTGCTGCAGCCGCTTGTAGAAAATGCGATCCGTCATGGCATCGGTGATCGCATGGAGGGCGGAAGGGTCACAATGACGGTGGAGGAGCTGGATGGAGGCTGGCGATTTGTCGTAGCCGACAATGGAGTCGGAATTGCGCCTGAACGATTGGAGACGCTGCTGGAACGGAGCGATACGGCTGAGCAGCAGGGGGTCGGCTTGCGTAATATTAACAAGCGCTTGAAATACGAATACGGGATTTCGCTGGAGCTGGAGAGCGAGCTAGGGCTCGGTACGAAAGTCACCATACATATTCCTGCCTCGCGTGTTTAA
- a CDS encoding response regulator produces MIRVMLIDDEEDALDLLEILLGQMGDVQVVGRYLNPIQAIEAVGQSLVDAVFLDNQMPGMKGTEAARIIRSMFPQMPIVFTTAFAEYAVEAFEIQSIDYLLKPFTIDRLQNTVSRIKQTLAESAILSRQRAGTAPAVQCLGGFQLVLPDNTSKGLTWRTKKEKELCAFLIHYAGKSVNTASIIEALWPGYDLSKAKTYLYTCLSYLRKSLAEHHIPIHIIKADQGFGASLDGVTVDVIEFEQLISSTLAMVELDERSYHKINQLYKGEYMEACDFNWATARQLEIKSSYVRLLRRGYAHFQIQGNLSLAIDSLQKLLSLAPDSELDGRELIKLHLKMGNRNEAYRVCLQLQQAVRLHLGADLEAETLRLIEETTDQTERQA; encoded by the coding sequence ATGATTCGTGTAATGCTCATTGACGATGAAGAGGATGCGCTGGATTTGTTGGAAATATTGCTTGGGCAAATGGGCGATGTTCAAGTCGTAGGAAGATATTTGAATCCGATTCAAGCGATTGAGGCTGTAGGCCAGTCACTCGTAGATGCCGTGTTTCTAGACAACCAAATGCCGGGAATGAAGGGCACGGAGGCTGCCAGAATCATCAGAAGCATGTTCCCGCAAATGCCGATCGTATTCACAACGGCTTTTGCCGAATATGCGGTCGAAGCGTTTGAAATTCAATCGATCGACTATTTACTGAAGCCATTTACGATAGATAGATTACAGAACACGGTGTCGCGCATAAAGCAGACCTTAGCCGAGTCCGCTATTCTTTCACGCCAAAGAGCAGGGACCGCCCCTGCTGTTCAATGCTTGGGAGGCTTCCAGCTTGTACTGCCTGATAACACGAGCAAGGGACTGACATGGAGGACGAAGAAGGAAAAGGAGCTCTGCGCGTTTTTAATCCATTATGCCGGAAAGTCTGTGAATACTGCATCTATCATTGAGGCATTATGGCCGGGTTATGATCTGAGCAAGGCGAAGACGTATTTGTATACATGCCTGTCTTATTTAAGGAAAAGCCTGGCGGAGCATCATATTCCAATTCATATTATAAAAGCAGATCAAGGCTTTGGCGCTTCCTTGGACGGCGTGACGGTCGATGTCATTGAATTCGAGCAGCTGATCAGCAGCACCTTGGCTATGGTGGAGCTGGATGAAAGGTCCTATCATAAAATAAACCAGCTGTACAAAGGTGAATATATGGAAGCCTGCGATTTTAATTGGGCTACTGCTAGACAGCTGGAAATTAAATCCTCTTACGTTCGCTTGCTTCGCAGAGGGTATGCGCATTTTCAAATTCAGGGCAATCTTTCGCTTGCAATAGACAGCCTGCAAAAGCTATTGTCGTTAGCCCCGGATTCGGAGCTGGACGGACGCGAATTGATTAAGCTGCATTTGAAGATGGGCAATCGCAATGAGGCGTACCGTGTCTGTCTACAGCTGCAGCAAGCAGTCCGCTTGCACTTGGGAGCTGACCTAGAGGCAGAGACCTTGCGGCTAATTGAAGAAACGACAGACCAAACAGAGCGGCAAGCCTGA
- a CDS encoding DUF4256 domain-containing protein gives MTTRSNSSTKELSAELREELLKVLKARFNKNIDRHKDLEWANVQAKLEAQTEKLWSLYEMERTSGEPDVVDYDKETGEFIFYDCSAESPKGRRSICYDREALESRKEHKPQTSAMEMAASMGIELLTEEQYRGLQELGKFDLKTSSWVKTPANIRELGGAVFCDRRYNTIFLYHNGAESYYGARGFRGWLRV, from the coding sequence ATGACAACGCGTTCAAACAGCTCTACAAAGGAGCTGTCTGCAGAGCTGCGTGAGGAATTGCTTAAAGTCTTGAAAGCCCGTTTTAATAAAAATATAGATCGGCATAAGGATCTTGAATGGGCTAACGTACAAGCAAAGCTTGAAGCTCAGACCGAGAAGCTATGGTCGCTTTATGAAATGGAGAGAACCAGCGGTGAACCGGATGTTGTTGATTACGACAAGGAGACGGGCGAGTTCATTTTTTATGATTGTTCGGCGGAAAGTCCTAAAGGTCGCAGAAGCATTTGCTACGACCGTGAAGCGCTAGAGTCACGAAAAGAGCATAAGCCGCAAACTAGTGCGATGGAAATGGCAGCATCCATGGGTATTGAGCTTTTAACAGAAGAACAGTATCGGGGGCTGCAGGAGCTTGGGAAATTCGATTTAAAAACGTCCAGTTGGGTGAAAACACCCGCTAATATTAGAGAGCTCGGCGGTGCTGTTTTTTGTGATCGTCGCTATAACACAATTTTCTTATATCACAATGGAGCAGAATCCTATTATGGCGCTAGAGGGTTCCGGGGCTGGTTAAGGGTCTAG
- a CDS encoding TetR/AcrR family transcriptional regulator, whose protein sequence is MTKRAMTDEAKALKAQAIIDKAAEMFASSEYDKIKMSDIAIAMNMSKGILFVYFKTKESLFFHLLCTEYEKRLIRLTEMIQASQIQKFDDFKDLVMTELIELVDHNPLYIRLEAMRSAVLEQNVDAELMLRLKTNLYAEMMKMTALICENNILDPSEVMDIFQAQGSIIIGCKLSSMIPAELEAIITENGLEGFKRDFKTDVLRTMKNYLDGYKRDSL, encoded by the coding sequence TTGACGAAACGAGCAATGACGGATGAAGCAAAGGCTTTAAAAGCCCAAGCCATTATAGATAAGGCGGCAGAGATGTTCGCTTCTTCAGAATACGATAAAATTAAAATGTCTGATATTGCTATAGCAATGAATATGTCGAAAGGCATTTTGTTCGTTTATTTTAAAACGAAGGAATCGCTTTTTTTTCACCTGCTGTGCACAGAATATGAAAAAAGGCTTATTAGGCTTACGGAAATGATTCAAGCTAGCCAAATACAAAAATTCGACGACTTCAAAGATTTAGTTATGACTGAACTGATTGAACTCGTTGATCATAATCCGCTCTACATTCGCTTGGAAGCTATGCGTTCCGCCGTTCTTGAGCAAAATGTAGATGCTGAACTGATGTTGCGACTGAAGACAAATTTATATGCCGAAATGATGAAAATGACAGCATTAATTTGTGAAAATAATATATTAGATCCATCGGAAGTGATGGATATTTTTCAAGCACAGGGCTCCATTATCATTGGATGCAAGCTTTCCTCCATGATACCAGCGGAGCTTGAAGCAATCATTACGGAAAACGGTCTAGAAGGATTCAAACGTGATTTCAAAACAGATGTTCTCCGAACAATGAAAAATTATTTGGACGGTTACAAAAGGGATAGCCTTTAG
- a CDS encoding oxidoreductase, with the protein MSKKVALITGASAGIGKSTAIELHNKGFIVYGAARRKEMMQDLAKLGIRTISLDVTNEESMVSCVNEILKKEGRIDVLVNNAGYGSYGAVEDVPMEEARRQMEVNVFGLARMTQLVLPSMRKHKFGKIINISSMGGKVWTSFGGWYHATKFAVEGFSDCLRLEVEPFGIDVIVIEPGGIATDWGVIAAENLRIASAKGAYMEAANKSADNMVKTYSGSSLTKPEVIARCIGKAATVKKPKTRYLVGFGAKPMVFIKTVFGDRVFDKMIKRFS; encoded by the coding sequence ATGAGCAAAAAAGTAGCGCTAATTACAGGAGCATCTGCAGGTATTGGAAAGTCGACAGCCATCGAGCTTCACAACAAAGGGTTTATTGTATACGGTGCAGCCCGCCGCAAAGAGATGATGCAGGATCTCGCTAAATTGGGGATACGCACGATTTCTCTGGATGTGACCAATGAAGAGTCGATGGTCAGCTGCGTGAACGAAATTTTGAAGAAGGAAGGCCGGATTGACGTACTCGTCAATAATGCTGGATATGGCTCATACGGAGCAGTAGAGGATGTGCCGATGGAGGAAGCAAGACGTCAAATGGAAGTGAATGTGTTCGGGCTCGCTCGTATGACTCAGCTTGTATTGCCTAGCATGAGAAAACATAAATTCGGAAAAATCATCAACATTTCTTCTATGGGAGGAAAGGTCTGGACCTCTTTTGGCGGCTGGTATCATGCTACTAAGTTCGCGGTTGAAGGCTTCTCCGATTGCTTGCGATTGGAAGTCGAACCATTCGGAATTGATGTCATTGTCATCGAGCCGGGTGGAATTGCCACCGATTGGGGCGTCATCGCAGCCGAGAATCTCAGAATCGCTTCTGCAAAGGGAGCTTACATGGAGGCTGCCAATAAATCGGCCGATAATATGGTGAAGACTTATTCTGGCAGCAGCCTAACCAAGCCGGAAGTGATCGCTCGCTGTATTGGCAAGGCCGCAACGGTCAAAAAGCCGAAAACCCGTTATCTGGTTGGCTTTGGCGCAAAACCAATGGTATTTATCAAAACCGTTTTTGGTGATCGCGTGTTCGACAAAATGATTAAAAGATTCAGCTAA
- a CDS encoding TetR/AcrR family transcriptional regulator yields MAKRAMTNEAKALKAQSILDKAVELFTSYDYEQIKMSDIAKEMNMSKGILFVYFKTKESLFFHLLTREYEKRLQHLMNMIIETRINNEDDFKQLVMKELIELVDHNPLYIRLESIRTSVLEKNIDAEVMLELKSGLYNKMIIMTNLLCDSGIVTEAAVMDIFQAEASIITGCKLSATLPNEVIEIIERNGMHGFKRDFKADVMDTMSYYLDGYFQGRR; encoded by the coding sequence ATGGCAAAGCGTGCAATGACAAATGAGGCAAAGGCCTTGAAGGCCCAATCCATTCTGGATAAAGCGGTGGAGCTGTTTACCTCCTATGATTATGAACAGATCAAGATGTCGGATATTGCAAAAGAAATGAACATGTCTAAGGGTATTTTGTTCGTCTATTTTAAAACAAAGGAATCGTTGTTTTTCCATCTGCTCACCAGGGAATATGAAAAAAGGCTCCAGCATCTGATGAATATGATTATAGAAACACGAATCAATAATGAGGACGATTTCAAGCAACTCGTTATGAAGGAGCTCATCGAGCTGGTCGACCACAATCCTTTGTATATTCGGCTTGAGTCTATTCGCACATCGGTGCTGGAAAAGAATATTGATGCCGAAGTAATGCTGGAGCTGAAATCCGGTCTTTATAACAAAATGATCATAATGACAAATTTGCTGTGCGACAGCGGCATTGTGACGGAAGCCGCAGTGATGGATATTTTCCAAGCGGAAGCCTCGATTATTACTGGCTGCAAATTGTCTGCTACCTTGCCGAATGAAGTGATTGAAATTATTGAAAGAAACGGCATGCATGGTTTTAAGCGCGATTTCAAGGCCGATGTTATGGATACAATGTCCTATTATCTCGATGGTTATTTCCAAGGGAGACGATGA
- a CDS encoding DNA alkylation repair protein — protein sequence MNVEEVMQELEALGKERTKKIYVSNGAHEPLFGVATGAMKPIARKTKKNQPLAEQLYATGNYDAMYFAGVIAEPKAMTEADFDRWLDAAYFFMLSDYVVAVTLAETDIAQEVADKWILSGEELRMSAGWSCYCWLLGSRPDSEFSESKLAGMLATVRDTIHDAPERTKYAMNYFVYTTAVSYEPLHAKAVETAAAIGPVEVTDSKAKSKQLDAAGNIQKAVDKGQIGFKRKYVRC from the coding sequence ATGAATGTCGAAGAAGTTATGCAGGAGCTTGAAGCGCTCGGCAAGGAGCGCACCAAAAAAATATATGTTTCCAATGGAGCCCATGAGCCGTTGTTTGGCGTGGCGACAGGTGCGATGAAGCCGATTGCCCGGAAAACGAAAAAAAATCAGCCGCTGGCCGAGCAGCTTTATGCGACCGGAAATTATGACGCAATGTATTTTGCCGGCGTTATTGCGGAGCCTAAGGCGATGACGGAGGCTGACTTCGATCGCTGGCTGGACGCTGCCTATTTCTTTATGCTGTCTGATTACGTCGTAGCGGTAACGCTGGCGGAAACGGATATTGCACAAGAGGTGGCCGATAAATGGATTTTAAGCGGCGAGGAGCTGCGCATGTCGGCAGGCTGGAGCTGTTATTGCTGGCTGCTTGGCAGCCGTCCGGACAGTGAATTTTCCGAGAGCAAGCTAGCTGGGATGCTGGCGACGGTCCGCGATACGATTCACGATGCTCCTGAGCGCACCAAATATGCGATGAATTATTTCGTCTATACGACAGCGGTATCCTATGAGCCTCTGCATGCCAAGGCGGTCGAAACCGCCGCAGCTATCGGGCCGGTAGAGGTGACGGATTCGAAGGCCAAGAGCAAGCAGCTCGACGCAGCTGGCAATATTCAGAAGGCCGTCGATAAAGGGCAGATCGGCTTCAAGCGCAAATACGTAAGGTGCTGA